One Fusobacterium sp. DD2 DNA window includes the following coding sequences:
- a CDS encoding response regulator transcription factor, whose amino-acid sequence MKRILIVDDEDQIRNILRMYLVKEGYDVLEAEDGEKALNIFYEKPVDLVVLDVMLPKKDGWSILREIKKYSETPVIMLTARDESEDEIFGFEMGADDYVTKPFNNKILLARINSLLKKKNHINDNVIKLGNLTINDISHSVINGDTELELSPKEYELLLYLVKNNKIVLSREKLLNEVWGYDFVGDDRTIDTHVKNLRKKIGKDNIKTIRGIGYKLDI is encoded by the coding sequence ATGAAAAGAATATTAATAGTAGATGATGAAGATCAAATTCGTAACATATTAAGAATGTATCTTGTAAAAGAAGGATACGACGTATTAGAAGCTGAAGATGGAGAAAAGGCTTTAAATATATTTTATGAAAAACCTGTCGATTTAGTAGTATTAGATGTAATGCTTCCTAAAAAAGATGGTTGGAGTATTTTAAGAGAGATAAAAAAATATAGTGAAACTCCTGTGATTATGTTAACAGCAAGAGATGAAAGTGAAGATGAGATATTTGGGTTTGAAATGGGAGCAGATGATTATGTCACAAAACCATTTAATAACAAAATACTTCTAGCTAGAATAAATTCACTTCTTAAGAAAAAAAATCACATTAATGACAACGTTATTAAGCTTGGAAATTTAACAATAAATGATATTTCACACAGTGTTATAAATGGTGATACAGAACTGGAGCTTTCACCAAAAGAATATGAACTTTTATTATATTTGGTAAAAAATAATAAAATAGTACTTAGTAGGGAAAAACTTTTAAATGAAGTTTGGGGATATGATTTTGTTGGTGATGATAGAACCATTGATACACATGTTAAGAACTTAAGAAAAAAAATTGGAAAAGACAATATAAAAACTATAAGAGGAATTGGATATAAACTTGATATCTAG
- a CDS encoding HAMP domain-containing sensor histidine kinase — translation MKKIFYKVFLTLLISSYLPLIGIFGLQYWYTTKYMERKKTEQLITTVSKVNIAKLKKENIYDQENHIYLNYINLADGRRKGLYYNMFNKMEDYKSISNINIGEFKIVKMKLSSVTNHIYLLKRISDREAIAGVIEVIKPAVISDIIFELYKGYSIFAIPLIFIFTFCLSRQFSKPIEVLEEISTSMANYDFTNMVELKGKNELFTLAENLNTLSQNLQSKVKELNSVNKKLKVELEDKQRLLDGKALFMRAIGHELKTPIAIINGYLEALQDGVIPEEDIQKTYEIIYNEGLSMDKLVQNINSYLKTEYRTMDLIAEKIDLKKFIETNMDRYKLDIKQKNIKLNCYLESIEIEIDRKCLHSILSNLLTNAITYVDARREIGIILKDGELTVENSSGELSPELMKNLFNPFYKGDDSRHRKYGGTGLGLSIVKNLLDVLKFDYSFEYDYSRGYVVFKIKFV, via the coding sequence ATGAAAAAGATTTTCTACAAAGTATTTTTAACTCTTCTTATAAGTTCATATCTTCCACTGATAGGTATATTTGGACTTCAATACTGGTATACTACAAAATATATGGAAAGAAAAAAGACAGAACAGCTTATTACAACTGTCTCTAAAGTAAATATAGCAAAATTGAAGAAGGAGAATATATATGACCAGGAAAATCATATATATTTGAACTATATAAACTTAGCTGATGGTAGAAGAAAAGGCCTTTATTACAATATGTTTAATAAAATGGAAGATTACAAATCAATATCAAATATCAATATTGGTGAGTTTAAAATTGTAAAGATGAAACTTTCAAGTGTAACTAATCATATATATCTTCTAAAAAGAATATCAGATCGAGAGGCTATAGCAGGTGTTATAGAGGTAATAAAACCTGCAGTAATAAGTGATATTATATTTGAGTTGTACAAAGGTTATTCTATCTTTGCTATTCCTTTAATATTTATTTTTACATTTTGTCTTTCAAGACAATTTTCAAAACCTATTGAAGTATTAGAAGAGATTTCCACAAGTATGGCAAATTATGATTTTACAAATATGGTAGAGCTGAAAGGAAAAAATGAACTTTTTACTTTGGCAGAAAATCTAAATACTCTTTCACAAAATTTACAAAGCAAGGTAAAAGAGCTAAATAGTGTAAATAAAAAGCTTAAAGTAGAACTGGAAGATAAACAGAGACTTTTAGATGGAAAAGCACTTTTTATGAGGGCTATTGGTCATGAACTAAAAACTCCTATTGCTATAATAAATGGATATTTAGAAGCTCTTCAAGATGGGGTTATTCCAGAGGAAGATATTCAAAAAACTTATGAAATAATTTACAATGAAGGGCTTTCTATGGATAAACTTGTACAGAATATAAATAGTTACTTGAAAACAGAATACAGAACTATGGATTTAATAGCAGAAAAGATTGATTTGAAAAAATTTATTGAAACAAATATGGACAGATATAAGTTGGATATAAAACAGAAAAATATAAAATTAAACTGCTATTTAGAGAGTATAGAAATAGAAATAGATAGAAAATGTCTTCATAGTATTTTAAGTAATCTTTTAACAAATGCAATAACTTATGTAGACGCGAGAAGAGAGATAGGGATAATTTTAAAAGATGGAGAATTAACAGTTGAAAATAGTTCAGGGGAATTATCTCCAGAACTTATGAAAAATCTATTTAATCCTTTTTATAAAGGGGATGATTCACGTCATAGAAAATATGGTGGTACAGGACTTGGACTTTCAATTGTGAAAAATTTACTGGATGTGTTAAAGTTTGATTATTCTTTTGAATATGATTATTCGCGAGGTTACGTAGTCTTTAAAATAAAATTTGTGTAA
- a CDS encoding TetR/AcrR family transcriptional regulator: protein MDKREEIIKSAKDLVLMKGYNNVSVEDITNHIGIAKGSFYTYFKSKTSLINYILEEKIRNSEQEQKKFFRSVTTFEGAIRKLVRSKIILKGEEDIKIDLMITSFFRNIDSLAEDTIKILIEIEKLNVDFVEKILIRYGDDINIKDGDIRFYSKFVNGIIHNYKIFNLFISEEKNDFITTTQELKEKYQDKKFNNNVKIIIESIKKILR from the coding sequence ATGGATAAGAGAGAGGAAATAATTAAAAGCGCAAAAGACCTTGTTTTAATGAAGGGTTATAATAATGTTTCCGTAGAAGATATTACTAATCATATTGGAATTGCAAAAGGAAGTTTTTACACATATTTCAAGAGCAAAACATCGCTCATAAACTATATTTTAGAAGAAAAAATAAGAAATAGTGAGCAGGAACAAAAAAAGTTCTTCAGAAGCGTAACAACATTTGAAGGGGCTATTAGAAAACTTGTAAGATCAAAGATTATATTAAAAGGAGAAGAGGATATAAAAATAGATCTTATGATAACTAGCTTTTTTAGAAATATAGATTCGCTGGCTGAGGATACAATAAAAATTTTGATTGAGATTGAAAAGCTAAATGTGGATTTCGTTGAAAAAATTTTAATAAGATATGGAGATGATATCAATATCAAAGATGGAGATATAAGATTTTATTCAAAATTTGTAAATGGAATAATTCACAATTATAAGATTTTCAATCTTTTTATATCTGAAGAAAAAAATGATTTTATTACAACTACTCAGGAATTGAAAGAGAAATATCAGGATAAAAAATTTAATAACAATGTAAAAATAATAATTGAAAGTATAAAAAAAATTTTAAGATAG
- a CDS encoding TolC family protein gives MKKTLGLLMLLSTTLFARQLTLDQAIDLSLENSKEVQISSMATEKAKLNVSTAFKNALPSVVYSGAYTRSEYDRSVTKDGRMVDAKGGYRQKITISQPIFQGGAIAGGIKYAKAYRNVADLSFLGQKRDTRLETIQIYSNIIKNEKNLETLKSSRKELSATYEKQKAQLELRLITKSDLLKTEYNILELDSKIIQVNNLITVDKERLKLKMGLPKSEKLDVVDFQVPKNLTATINFDSDLNQAMTKSIDAMIANYYVDMADASRTVARADMLPKVSAFGSYGVDTDRRKYNATMDDAEWRGGIQVTWNVFEFGKNYDNYKIADINRQQEELKEKISQDNIDVRVTDAYLNLVKMEKERASKERALEAAQENFNIDKEKYAAGLISTIDYLISETQLRDAKVQYNQVTVDYLYAFEKYRSMLI, from the coding sequence ATGAAGAAAACTTTAGGCTTGCTAATGCTGTTAAGTACAACACTATTTGCAAGACAGTTAACTCTTGATCAGGCTATAGATTTATCCCTTGAGAACAGCAAAGAGGTACAGATTTCGTCTATGGCAACAGAGAAGGCTAAACTAAATGTAAGTACTGCATTTAAAAATGCCTTACCAAGTGTAGTGTACAGTGGAGCGTACACAAGAAGTGAGTATGATAGGAGCGTCACTAAAGATGGAAGAATGGTAGATGCAAAGGGTGGATATAGACAAAAAATAACTATATCTCAACCAATATTCCAAGGTGGTGCAATTGCTGGAGGAATAAAATATGCAAAAGCTTATAGAAATGTTGCAGACTTATCTTTCTTAGGTCAAAAAAGAGACACAAGACTTGAGACAATTCAGATTTACTCAAATATAATAAAAAATGAAAAGAATTTGGAAACATTAAAATCATCAAGAAAAGAGCTTTCAGCAACATATGAAAAGCAAAAAGCTCAGCTTGAGTTAAGACTGATAACAAAATCAGATCTATTAAAGACAGAATACAATATTCTAGAACTTGATTCAAAAATAATTCAAGTCAACAATCTGATTACAGTTGATAAAGAAAGACTTAAATTAAAAATGGGACTTCCTAAGAGTGAAAAACTTGATGTTGTAGATTTTCAGGTTCCCAAAAATTTAACTGCAACTATTAACTTTGATTCAGATCTGAATCAGGCTATGACTAAAAGTATTGACGCTATGATAGCTAATTATTATGTTGATATGGCTGATGCTTCAAGAACTGTAGCCAGAGCAGATATGTTACCAAAAGTGAGTGCTTTTGGAAGTTATGGTGTAGATACAGATAGAAGAAAATATAATGCAACTATGGATGATGCTGAATGGAGAGGTGGAATTCAAGTTACATGGAATGTATTTGAATTTGGAAAGAATTATGACAACTATAAAATAGCAGATATTAATAGACAACAGGAAGAGTTAAAAGAGAAAATATCTCAAGATAATATAGATGTCAGAGTAACTGATGCATACTTAAATTTAGTAAAAATGGAAAAAGAGAGAGCATCAAAAGAAAGAGCTCTTGAAGCTGCTCAGGAAAACTTTAACATTGATAAAGAGAAATATGCAGCTGGACTTATTTCAACTATTGATTACTTAATTTCAGAAACTCAGTTAAGAGATGCAAAAGTTCAGTATAATCAAGTGACTGTTGATTATCTATATGCATTTGAAAAATATAGATCTATGTTAATTTAA